Proteins encoded in a region of the Solanum dulcamara chromosome 9, daSolDulc1.2, whole genome shotgun sequence genome:
- the LOC129903218 gene encoding receptor-like cytosolic serine/threonine-protein kinase RBK1 has translation MASSMGNNNTDGDSLITGRIVIALDATRDHPEQEIKQIINEIRAQGNILHAGDTIIVLGVLHKYLHPMGYQMEAEPLSMFGTHKREIEKEVTKKVDAYVNMLMQSAQDCEGEGVDIEVKITAGTPVRKVVVQEVTTINTVCVVLDRHLRRDLTYYLKHIPCKVALIGDNLFVKVVRPYSIVDADNVEDKLYFSMSKQVPLAPPTTAENTEQSVISISYSGSVESSEIPEKELVMYNQLENSTSHEDLSFNSMQERSDRSARGDMKHPIPPVFQKERRPPSSWRSSNTPFLCIACGAKTELYIKDSMRFSFSEIQLATEDFSKDNLLGEGGYGHVYKGRLKDGQVIAAKVRKEASTQGFSEFHSEVYVLSFARHKNIVMLLGYCCKENVNILVYEYICNNSLEWHLFENTENILEWHRRYAIAIGTAKGLRFLHEECRGGPIIHRDLRPSNILLTHDYVPMLGDFGLAKWKTNDDNIYTRILGTLGYLAPEYAENGIVSVRTDVYAFGIVLIQLMSGRKAIDSMREDRHHSLRQWAIPLIERLALHELIDPRIGDSYDTFEVYHMARTAFLCVQNDPELRPSMGEVLRLLQGELDQLHQIAEQFVPQFVPHFSK, from the exons ATGGCATCATCCATGGGTAACAACAATACAGATGGTGATAGTCTGATAACGGGTCGTATTGTTATAGCTTTAGATGCAACGAGGGATCACCCTGAGCAGGAAATCAAGCAAATTATTAATGAGATCAGAGCACAGGGTAACATTCTTCACGCGGGCGATACCATTATTGTGCTCGGGGTTTTGCATAAATATCTTCATCCTA TGGGTTATCAAATGGAAGCAGAGCCACTGTCCATGTTTGGAACTCACAAACGTGAGATCGAAAAAGAGGTAACAAAGAAGGTTGATGCATATGTGAACATGCTCATGCAAAGTGCACAAGACTGTGAAGGTGAAGgg GTCGACATTGAAGTCAAAATTACTGCTGGGACTCCAGTAAGGAAGGTGGTTGTACAAGAGGTTACAACTATCAATACAGTATGTGTTGTGTTAGATAG GCACCTCAGGCGGGATTTGACGTATTACCTTAAACACATACCTTGCAAAGTTGCATTAATTGGTGATAATTTATTTGTGAAGGTTGTGAGACCTTATTCCATAGTTGACGCTGACAACGTAGAGGATAAGTTATACTTTTCTATGTCCAAACAAGTACCCTTGGCACCCCCTACAACTGCAGAGAACACAGAGCAGTCTGTTATTTCAATCAGCTATTCAGGTTCGGTGGAAAGCTCCGAAATACCAGAGAAGGAACTGGTGATGTATAATCAACTGGAGAATAGCACTTCACACGAAGATCTTAGTTTCAATTCTATGCAAGAAAGATCAG ATAGGTCTGCCAGAGGAGATATGAAGCATCCAATCCCTCCAGTTTTCCAGAAAGAACGAAGACCACCATCATCATGGAGATCCTCTAATACACCATTTCTTTGTATTGCTTGTGGAGCAAAGACAGAACTATACATCAAGGATTCAATGAGATTCAGTTTCTCAGAAATACAGCTGGCAACAGAGGATTTTTCAAAAGATAACTTGCTTGGAGAAGGTGGATATGGTCATGTATACAAAGGTAGGTTAAAAGATGGTCAGGTCATTGCTGCAAAGGTGCGGAAGGAAGCAAGCACACAAGGATTTTCCGAGTTTCATTCTGAAGTTTATGTTTTGAGCTTTGCACGTCACAAAAACATTGTGATGCTTTTGGGTTATTGCTGCAAGGAAAATGTTAACATCTTGGTCTACGAATACATCTGCAATAATTCTCTTGAGTGGCACTTATTCG AAAATACAGAGAACATTCTTGAGTGGCACCGCAGATATGCTATTGCCATTGGCACTGCAAAGGGCTTGCGATTTCTGCATGAAGAATGCCGTGGAGGTCCAATTATCCATCGTGACCTGAGGCCGAGCAATATACTGCTTACTCATGACTATGTTCCCATG CTAGGTGACTTTGGCCTGGCTAAGTGGAAGACAAATGACGATAATATATACACAAGGATACTTGGCACATTGGG ATATCTTGCTCCTGAATATGCTGAGAACGGCATTGTCTCTGTCAGAACAGATGTCTACGCATTTGGCATTGTTCTTATACAACTAATGTCAGGACGCAAAGCCATAGATTCAATGAGAGAGGACAGGCATCATTCCCTTAGACAATGG GCAATTCCACTCATTGAAAGGCTTGCATTGCATGAGCTCATTGATCCTCGCATAGGCGACTCTTATGACACATTTGAAGTGTACCACATGGCTAGAACAGCTTTCTTGTGTGTGCAGAATGACCCTGAGCTGCGTCCATCAATGGGAGAG GTCTTGCGTCTTCTTCAAGGGGAGTTAGACCAACTCCACCAGATTGCGGAGCAGTTTGTGCCTCAATTTGTTCCACATTTTAGTAAATAG